The following coding sequences are from one Rathayibacter sp. SW19 window:
- a CDS encoding alcohol dehydrogenase catalytic domain-containing protein, translating to MRATYIFASGDVRVVDAPDPTIVRPTDALVRVTRACICGSDLHPYHSFPDTPAGKTIGHEFIGVVAEVGSEVATLKAGDFVISPFAISDGTCQFCREGLQTSCEHGGFWNDPQFGTAGAQAEAVRVPLADGTLVKVPGAVDDALLPGLLTLSDVYGTGWHAAVRAGVTRGDTVAVIGDGAVGLLAVLSAKQLGAEQIILMGRHTARTDLGRQFGATDVVAERGEEGIEKVLDLTGGHGVGKVLEAVGHLPAYQQAVGIVRAGGVISRVGVPQYEQGPIGWPVFGKNVTLTGGPAPVRGYIEQLMPAVLDGTVQPGRVFDQEVGLEQIATGYRAMNERTALKVMVRP from the coding sequence ATGAGAGCGACTTACATTTTCGCAAGCGGCGACGTGCGCGTTGTCGACGCGCCAGACCCGACCATCGTGCGCCCGACCGACGCGCTGGTGCGGGTGACCCGCGCCTGCATCTGCGGATCCGACTTGCATCCGTACCATTCATTTCCCGACACGCCCGCGGGCAAAACGATCGGTCATGAGTTCATCGGCGTGGTCGCTGAGGTGGGTTCCGAGGTGGCCACGCTCAAGGCCGGGGACTTCGTCATCAGCCCATTTGCCATCTCAGACGGAACCTGCCAATTCTGCCGTGAGGGACTGCAGACGTCGTGCGAACACGGTGGGTTCTGGAACGATCCCCAGTTCGGCACTGCCGGCGCACAGGCGGAAGCGGTGCGTGTGCCACTGGCAGACGGCACCCTCGTGAAGGTGCCAGGCGCTGTCGACGATGCGCTCCTGCCTGGATTGTTGACCCTGTCGGATGTGTACGGCACCGGATGGCACGCGGCGGTGCGCGCCGGCGTGACCCGCGGCGATACCGTCGCAGTCATCGGAGACGGCGCAGTGGGTTTGCTCGCAGTCTTGTCTGCGAAGCAGCTCGGGGCCGAGCAGATCATCCTGATGGGACGCCACACAGCACGCACCGACCTCGGGCGCCAATTCGGAGCAACGGATGTCGTCGCCGAACGTGGGGAAGAGGGCATCGAGAAAGTACTCGACCTCACCGGCGGCCACGGCGTGGGCAAGGTGCTCGAAGCGGTCGGCCATCTGCCCGCATACCAGCAGGCTGTCGGAATCGTGCGCGCTGGCGGGGTCATCTCGCGGGTAGGCGTGCCGCAGTACGAGCAGGGGCCGATCGGATGGCCCGTATTCGGAAAGAACGTGACACTCACGGGCGGTCCGGCACCCGTGCGCGGCTATATCGAGCAACTCATGCCAGCCGTCCTCGACGGCACCGTGCAGCCGGGCCGGGTCTTCGACCAGGAGGTCGGACTGGAGCAGATAGCGACCGGATACCGAGCCATGAACGAACGAACAGCCTTGAAAGTGATGGTCAGACCATGA
- a CDS encoding TetR/AcrR family transcriptional regulator — translation MPAIPKATATPTATTPATPKANRGPSAGPANRQALIDAAREVFAETGLSAPLSTIARRAGVGQGSLYRHFPDRIALALAVFDDNITELELLAARPDARLSELFDSVAEQAMGSGALIDLITSERHDQRTVHLRTRVETVVDTMLARDQARGRMGAHAVTDDVMLAISMLAFVLARTDAEERHAVAERARQLLRTALGITSIQLDDSSDQQLERA, via the coding sequence GTGCCGGCAATTCCGAAAGCGACAGCAACTCCGACTGCGACAACACCCGCGACGCCGAAGGCGAACCGTGGTCCGAGCGCGGGCCCGGCTAACCGCCAAGCCCTCATCGACGCAGCCCGGGAGGTGTTCGCCGAGACGGGGCTCAGCGCCCCGCTGAGCACAATCGCTCGTCGGGCCGGAGTCGGCCAGGGCAGTCTCTACCGGCACTTCCCCGACCGCATCGCGCTGGCTCTGGCCGTGTTCGACGACAACATCACTGAGCTCGAACTACTCGCTGCGCGACCGGATGCCCGCCTCAGCGAACTCTTCGACAGCGTTGCCGAGCAGGCGATGGGCTCCGGCGCACTGATCGACCTGATCACCTCGGAACGGCACGACCAGCGGACCGTACACCTGCGCACCCGCGTCGAGACCGTCGTCGACACAATGCTGGCGCGCGACCAAGCGCGCGGCCGGATGGGTGCGCACGCCGTAACCGACGATGTCATGCTCGCTATCTCGATGCTCGCCTTTGTTCTCGCGCGAACGGATGCCGAAGAGCGGCACGCGGTTGCGGAGCGAGCGCGTCAGCTGCTTCGCACGGCACTGGGCATCACAAGCATCCAATTAGATGACAGCTCGGATCAACAGTTGGAACGAGCATGA
- a CDS encoding peptidoglycan DD-metalloendopeptidase family protein: MRPSTTNTQHRHSGLRGARSWRIRTAIIAVLALASVGTLASPAYADDYPSWQDVQNAKSNEAAASAKVTQIEALISQLQGEVAQTEAEAQARGTELEIAQQKFADADRRAEDLQTQADASKTKADAATKQAARLAAQLYRTGGGNLSANLFLHGGTQDSAAADRLLSNLGSMSKLVESTNDIYKYALMAQNSEKSLSAQASVAKAERETLRNEADAALKAAVAAAQAAAAKLAAQQQQILVLQAQAAALRDKTASVVTSYEQGVAARAAAAAAAGSGAGLPGGYVGPQGWANPVRGVITDGFGSRVSPCPGCSSYHYGIDIGAPGGSPIYAAHDGTVQYAGWNGTCGYTVQINHGGGITTEYCHIMPGGIMVGIGQQVGAGQPIARVGMTGAATGYHLHFEVWINGRPINGIPFMAERGAPLG; encoded by the coding sequence ATGCGCCCCTCCACAACGAACACCCAACACCGCCATAGCGGCCTGAGAGGCGCGCGATCGTGGCGCATCCGCACAGCGATCATCGCGGTGCTCGCGCTGGCCTCGGTCGGAACGCTCGCGTCGCCGGCTTATGCCGACGACTATCCCAGCTGGCAAGACGTTCAGAACGCCAAGTCGAACGAGGCCGCAGCGTCCGCCAAGGTGACCCAGATCGAGGCCCTGATCAGCCAACTGCAGGGCGAAGTCGCGCAGACCGAAGCCGAAGCGCAGGCGCGCGGCACCGAGTTGGAGATCGCTCAGCAGAAATTCGCAGACGCCGACCGACGCGCAGAGGATCTTCAGACCCAAGCAGACGCATCCAAAACGAAAGCGGATGCCGCGACCAAGCAGGCCGCGCGCCTCGCCGCGCAGCTCTACCGCACCGGCGGCGGCAACTTGAGCGCCAACCTGTTCCTGCACGGCGGAACGCAGGATAGTGCCGCAGCAGATCGACTGCTCTCCAACCTCGGCAGCATGAGCAAGCTCGTCGAGAGCACCAACGACATCTACAAGTACGCGCTTATGGCGCAGAACAGCGAGAAGTCGCTCTCCGCACAGGCCTCCGTCGCCAAAGCCGAGCGTGAGACGCTGCGCAACGAAGCGGATGCTGCGCTCAAGGCAGCGGTCGCGGCCGCACAGGCCGCAGCGGCCAAGCTGGCTGCGCAGCAGCAGCAGATATTGGTGCTGCAGGCGCAAGCGGCGGCGTTGAGAGACAAGACCGCATCGGTTGTCACCAGTTATGAACAAGGGGTAGCGGCGCGTGCTGCCGCGGCCGCAGCAGCGGGCAGCGGAGCAGGGCTGCCCGGCGGCTACGTCGGGCCGCAGGGTTGGGCCAACCCCGTGCGTGGTGTCATCACAGATGGGTTCGGTTCACGCGTGTCACCATGCCCGGGATGCTCGAGTTATCACTACGGAATTGACATCGGAGCGCCGGGCGGCTCGCCGATCTACGCCGCGCACGACGGGACGGTGCAATACGCGGGCTGGAACGGCACCTGCGGCTACACGGTGCAAATCAATCACGGCGGTGGAATCACTACGGAGTATTGTCACATCATGCCGGGCGGAATCATGGTCGGCATCGGCCAGCAGGTCGGTGCCGGGCAGCCGATCGCCCGAGTCGGCATGACGGGGGCGGCCACCGGCTACCACCTGCACTTCGAGGTGTGGATCAACGGTCGCCCGATCAATGGCATACCGTTCATGGCAGAACGAGGAGCACCACTTGGCTAG
- a CDS encoding C40 family peptidase, which translates to MASNKNHRTGPLLAFGAVAMGAVTASVGIITPPAFADDYPSWNDVQQAKQNVAQQQALVDKITGLINGLQAQVDAANVQAEKAAEAYFQARDALDAATKRADDLQKQADAASSKAKTSRMRAGLLASHLARTGGQDSSVDLMLKGGNSSAADALLYQLGAMSKLTEQSQGIYDQAIADKNAAQSLTDQAKVAKAARGKLADAATTALQAAKDAQAAAQGALATQQQKSTELIAQLASLQNTSAAVQQQYVAGEQARAAAAAQAKAAADAKAAADARAAAAANSGGSAGASAGGGGGGAPVGPPNGSAVQNAINYARAQLGKPYIFGGEGPYGYDCSGLTMMAYRYAGIYIGTHSVNNQWYTAASRGQIVSYGNRQPGDLIFWGDGPGDFYHVGIYIGGGMMIAAPTEGDVVKIQSVWGSPYWQVARPSA; encoded by the coding sequence TTGGCTAGCAACAAGAACCACCGCACGGGGCCGCTGCTCGCGTTCGGGGCCGTCGCGATGGGCGCGGTGACGGCATCCGTCGGCATCATCACGCCACCGGCGTTCGCTGACGACTACCCCTCGTGGAACGACGTGCAGCAGGCCAAACAGAACGTCGCGCAGCAGCAGGCGCTCGTCGACAAGATCACCGGCCTGATCAACGGACTGCAAGCCCAGGTGGATGCCGCCAACGTGCAGGCGGAGAAGGCTGCGGAGGCGTATTTCCAGGCCAGAGACGCACTGGATGCCGCTACCAAGCGTGCCGATGATCTTCAGAAGCAAGCGGATGCCGCGTCAAGCAAGGCGAAAACCTCGCGCATGCGCGCGGGGCTTCTCGCCTCGCACTTGGCACGCACGGGTGGGCAAGACTCATCCGTCGATCTCATGCTGAAGGGCGGCAACAGTTCGGCTGCGGATGCGCTGCTGTACCAGCTCGGTGCCATGAGCAAGCTCACTGAGCAGTCGCAGGGAATCTACGACCAAGCGATCGCGGACAAGAATGCGGCACAATCGCTCACTGACCAGGCGAAGGTGGCAAAGGCTGCGCGAGGCAAACTCGCGGATGCCGCGACCACCGCTCTGCAAGCGGCAAAAGACGCGCAGGCGGCCGCGCAGGGGGCGTTGGCAACACAGCAGCAGAAGTCGACCGAGTTGATCGCCCAGCTGGCGTCACTGCAGAACACGTCGGCCGCTGTTCAGCAGCAGTACGTGGCGGGCGAACAAGCAAGGGCGGCGGCTGCCGCGCAGGCCAAGGCGGCAGCGGATGCGAAGGCCGCAGCGGATGCCCGTGCGGCGGCCGCAGCGAACAGCGGTGGTAGCGCTGGTGCAAGCGCCGGAGGTGGTGGAGGTGGTGCGCCCGTCGGGCCACCGAACGGCAGCGCCGTGCAGAACGCGATCAACTACGCCCGGGCACAACTCGGCAAGCCGTACATCTTCGGCGGCGAAGGTCCGTATGGCTACGACTGCTCTGGGCTGACGATGATGGCGTACCGGTACGCGGGCATCTACATCGGCACGCATTCGGTCAACAATCAGTGGTACACCGCGGCGTCTCGCGGGCAGATCGTGTCGTACGGCAATCGGCAGCCGGGGGACCTCATCTTCTGGGGGGATGGCCCAGGCGACTTCTACCACGTCGGCATCTATATCGGCGGCGGCATGATGATCGCAGCACCAACCGAGGGCGATGTCGTCAAAATCCAGTCAGTGTGGGGCAGCCCATACTGGCAGGTGGCACGCCCGAGCGCGTAG
- a CDS encoding DUF2255 family protein translates to MTSWTGDELDQIGHADELRISSYRKDGTPRAFVTIWAVRVGESIYVRSAHGPENPWFVRALRSGAGRIEAGGVGRDVSFTAANAAEQNAIDTAYHQKYDRYGQRIVASVVGEKAHALTLRLTPTSSTQGEAS, encoded by the coding sequence ATGACGAGCTGGACCGGCGACGAACTCGATCAGATCGGGCACGCCGACGAGCTACGAATCAGTTCGTACCGCAAAGACGGCACCCCGCGCGCATTCGTCACGATCTGGGCCGTGCGGGTTGGCGAGAGCATTTACGTCCGCTCCGCTCATGGCCCCGAAAATCCCTGGTTTGTTCGAGCTCTGCGATCCGGTGCCGGTCGCATCGAAGCCGGTGGAGTCGGACGAGACGTGAGCTTCACCGCGGCGAACGCGGCCGAGCAGAACGCGATCGACACGGCGTATCACCAGAAGTACGACCGCTATGGGCAACGCATCGTCGCCTCCGTCGTCGGCGAGAAAGCGCACGCGCTCACTCTGCGACTAACACCCACAAGTTCCACTCAAGGAGAAGCATCATGA
- the tilS gene encoding tRNA lysidine(34) synthetase TilS: MEIDVPAARRPRLTPAIADIRRAVRELLISVVSRPDSVQNDGDSSRNAGRPGTSAGASAKKSVVLVGLSGGADSLALAAATAFEAPRAGIRAGAVIVDHGLQTGSADVAARAAEQASALGLAPVLVRRVVVPLAGPGAVEPGRVHPSGRLDPVLGADGDQMDALAGLETGGARAGAGRPGPNEGPEGAARAARYSAFDDAMREVGASHVLLAHTLDDQAETVLLGLARGSGATSLHGMSPVNGPYLRPLLGIRRAMTRQFCTDAGLTPWDDPQNLDTRFARVRVRQTVLPTLEAQLGPGIAEALARTALQLREDDDALDAMIRETIEDICEPAEAGIAVSVGALEANPPALRHRIIRYVVASEFGIGLERTHVEAVARLITHWHGQKALDLPGVRVARHAGMLVFQANTPA; this comes from the coding sequence ATGGAGATTGACGTGCCCGCCGCCCGCCGCCCGCGCCTCACGCCGGCGATCGCAGACATCCGTCGTGCCGTGCGCGAACTGCTCATCTCCGTAGTGAGCCGACCCGACAGTGTTCAAAACGACGGAGATTCTTCGCGCAACGCTGGGCGACCTGGCACGTCGGCCGGCGCGTCGGCAAAAAAGTCCGTCGTTTTGGTCGGCCTCAGCGGGGGAGCGGATTCGCTGGCCCTCGCGGCGGCGACCGCTTTCGAGGCGCCGAGGGCGGGCATCCGAGCGGGGGCGGTGATCGTCGATCACGGCCTGCAAACCGGCTCTGCGGATGTCGCCGCTCGCGCCGCCGAGCAGGCCAGCGCTCTCGGCCTGGCCCCTGTGCTCGTCCGCCGAGTCGTCGTCCCTCTCGCCGGCCCGGGCGCCGTGGAGCCCGGCCGAGTGCATCCAAGTGGTCGTTTAGACCCGGTTTTGGGGGCCGATGGCGACCAGATGGATGCACTCGCGGGCCTGGAGACGGGTGGGGCCCGCGCGGGAGCCGGACGGCCGGGCCCGAACGAAGGGCCGGAGGGCGCGGCACGCGCCGCGCGGTACTCCGCGTTCGACGACGCGATGCGCGAGGTCGGAGCGAGCCATGTGCTGCTTGCGCACACGCTCGATGACCAGGCCGAGACCGTGCTGCTCGGGCTGGCGCGCGGGTCGGGGGCGACCAGCCTGCACGGCATGAGCCCCGTGAACGGGCCGTACCTGCGACCGCTGCTCGGCATCCGCAGGGCGATGACGCGACAGTTCTGCACCGATGCCGGGCTGACACCGTGGGATGACCCGCAGAATCTCGACACCCGGTTCGCTCGGGTGCGGGTGAGGCAGACCGTACTGCCGACACTCGAGGCGCAGCTCGGCCCCGGGATCGCCGAGGCGCTCGCCCGCACGGCGCTGCAACTTCGAGAGGATGACGACGCCCTGGACGCAATGATCCGGGAGACCATCGAGGACATCTGCGAACCCGCTGAGGCCGGCATCGCCGTGTCGGTGGGCGCACTCGAGGCGAACCCGCCCGCGCTGCGTCATCGCATCATCCGTTATGTTGTCGCGAGCGAATTCGGCATCGGATTGGAACGCACTCACGTCGAGGCAGTCGCGCGGCTGATCACGCATTGGCACGGTCAGAAAGCACTCGACCTGCCCGGGGTTAGAGTTGCTAGACACGCCGGAATGCTCGTCTTTCAAGCGAACACTCCGGCTTGA
- a CDS encoding (R)-mandelonitrile lyase, with protein sequence MRIEPKPATTKGPDATFTGDVWVDSIAAPHDAGQRMVVARVRFAPGAHTAWHSHAHGQTLHVTDGIALMGTRDGTVIEVHPGQTVYTPPGEEHWHGATPEDFMEHLAMLDSADDPAATTTWLEKLSTAEYRRP encoded by the coding sequence ATGAGAATTGAACCCAAGCCCGCAACGACGAAGGGGCCAGACGCGACATTCACCGGCGATGTGTGGGTCGACTCGATCGCCGCGCCCCACGATGCCGGACAGCGGATGGTCGTGGCCCGTGTTCGGTTCGCTCCCGGCGCGCACACGGCGTGGCATTCGCACGCGCACGGTCAGACATTGCACGTCACCGACGGCATCGCGCTCATGGGGACCCGCGATGGCACGGTGATCGAGGTGCACCCCGGACAGACGGTGTACACACCGCCGGGAGAAGAGCACTGGCACGGTGCAACACCCGAGGACTTCATGGAGCACCTCGCCATGCTCGACAGCGCCGACGATCCGGCAGCCACAACCACTTGGCTCGAGAAGCTCAGCACCGCTGAGTACCGGCGCCCCTGA
- a CDS encoding helix-turn-helix transcriptional regulator → MGDIRADIREFLSSRRARITPQQAGLPAFGGNRRVAGLRREEVAMLSGVSVDYYVRLERGDLAGASEGVLDSLARTLQLDDAEREHLFDLARASGPGKKRATKATTSVRPAVQQVLDAIADAPAWVRNGRHDIIAANRMGRALYSPVFDDPRRPVNTTRFTYLNPAAKEFWRDYDKIAHDAASMLRLEAGRSPHDPELIQLIGELSTQSELFRQRWASRDVMFHRSGVKRLHHPVVGDLDLNYESMELPSEPGLVLNVYTAPADSASADGLKLLASWAATQKEEFNATDGVARAVHGQPSP, encoded by the coding sequence ATGGGAGACATCCGGGCAGACATCCGCGAGTTCTTGAGTTCGCGCCGCGCGCGGATCACGCCGCAGCAGGCAGGCCTGCCGGCCTTCGGCGGGAACCGCCGTGTTGCCGGGCTGCGGCGGGAAGAAGTCGCAATGCTTTCGGGTGTCTCGGTCGACTACTACGTTCGGCTTGAACGCGGCGATCTAGCCGGAGCGTCAGAGGGCGTGCTCGATTCGTTGGCGAGAACCCTTCAGCTGGACGACGCGGAGCGGGAGCACCTCTTCGATCTGGCGCGCGCGAGCGGACCGGGGAAGAAGCGCGCAACGAAGGCGACGACATCCGTTCGTCCAGCCGTGCAGCAGGTGCTCGATGCGATTGCGGATGCCCCGGCGTGGGTGCGCAATGGGCGTCACGACATCATCGCGGCTAATCGGATGGGCAGGGCGTTGTATTCACCCGTCTTCGACGATCCGCGACGACCGGTCAACACGACCCGCTTCACCTATCTCAATCCGGCAGCCAAGGAATTTTGGCGCGACTACGACAAGATCGCACACGATGCCGCCTCGATGCTGCGGCTGGAGGCAGGGCGCTCGCCGCACGATCCCGAGCTGATTCAGCTGATTGGCGAACTGTCGACACAGAGCGAATTGTTTCGCCAGCGGTGGGCGTCGCGCGACGTCATGTTTCATCGCAGCGGAGTGAAGCGACTGCACCACCCGGTGGTCGGCGATCTCGATCTCAACTACGAGTCCATGGAGCTTCCGAGCGAGCCGGGGCTCGTCTTGAACGTGTACACGGCACCTGCGGATTCGGCCTCAGCGGACGGCCTCAAGCTGCTCGCATCCTGGGCAGCAACCCAGAAAGAGGAGTTCAACGCCACAGACGGCGTGGCACGAGCAGTGCACGGGCAGCCTTCGCCCTGA
- a CDS encoding SDR family NAD(P)-dependent oxidoreductase, with the protein MSNSPSTLSGDIPSSTAQSTTDAGASAPAEPQASSAGAATTAATTAATTKAGAEPEPWVEQVTPGRFAGKTVIVTGAGSGIGRATASRVAREGGKVIAVDISRERLDEFVAELAGFDIVPVAGDITDDAATAAIVAAAGEKIDGLANIAGIMDDMTPVHELGDDVWNRVLAINVTGTMKLMRAVVPTMLAQASGSIVNTASEAALRGSAAGAAYTASKHAVAGLTKSSAFMYGPSGIRVNAVAPGPTITNIEAKFASALGAERVRLAMTLLPDAAEADALAASITFLLSDDGVNLNGVILPSDGGWSVA; encoded by the coding sequence ATGAGCAACAGCCCCAGCACCTTGTCCGGCGACATTCCGTCGTCTACAGCGCAGAGCACCACGGATGCCGGTGCTTCCGCACCTGCCGAGCCGCAAGCATCCTCCGCCGGCGCGGCCACGACCGCGGCCACGACCGCGGCCACGACAAAGGCCGGTGCCGAGCCGGAGCCGTGGGTTGAGCAGGTGACACCGGGCCGCTTCGCGGGCAAGACCGTGATTGTCACGGGCGCGGGCTCCGGTATCGGCCGGGCGACCGCCTCTCGTGTCGCCCGCGAGGGCGGAAAGGTGATCGCCGTTGACATTTCCCGCGAACGACTCGACGAGTTCGTCGCCGAACTGGCGGGCTTCGACATCGTGCCGGTCGCAGGGGACATCACCGATGACGCGGCGACCGCCGCAATCGTGGCAGCAGCCGGAGAGAAGATCGACGGGCTCGCGAACATCGCCGGCATCATGGATGACATGACTCCCGTGCACGAGTTGGGTGACGACGTGTGGAATCGGGTGCTCGCCATCAACGTCACCGGCACCATGAAGCTGATGCGAGCAGTCGTCCCGACGATGCTGGCGCAAGCATCCGGTTCGATTGTGAACACCGCGTCGGAGGCCGCCCTGCGCGGATCCGCTGCCGGGGCCGCCTACACGGCGTCCAAGCACGCCGTCGCGGGGCTCACCAAATCCAGCGCGTTCATGTACGGGCCGAGCGGCATCCGGGTCAATGCGGTCGCACCGGGGCCGACGATCACGAACATCGAGGCGAAGTTCGCTTCTGCTCTCGGCGCCGAGCGCGTGCGCCTTGCGATGACACTCCTCCCGGATGCCGCAGAAGCCGACGCTCTCGCCGCCTCAATCACCTTCCTGCTCAGCGACGACGGCGTGAACCTCAACGGCGTCATCCTGCCTTCCGACGGTGGGTGGTCCGTCGCGTAG
- the ppa gene encoding inorganic diphosphatase, with protein sequence MADYDAIIEIPRGSRNKYEVDHETGRVFLDRVLFTGFVYPTDYGFFENTLGEDGDPLDVLVLLDYPLFPGVGVKVRPVGVLNMSDEAGGDAKVIAVQYKDPRWAHIQDVNDIPEYTRKEIEHFFEHYKDLEPGKFVNVDAWGNAAEAERLIQEALTRAGTHTR encoded by the coding sequence ATGGCCGATTATGACGCGATCATCGAGATTCCGCGCGGCAGCCGCAACAAGTACGAGGTCGACCATGAGACGGGCCGCGTGTTCCTGGATCGCGTGCTGTTCACCGGCTTCGTGTACCCGACCGACTACGGCTTCTTCGAGAACACGCTCGGCGAAGACGGTGACCCGCTCGACGTGCTCGTGCTGCTGGACTACCCGCTGTTCCCGGGTGTCGGTGTCAAGGTGCGCCCGGTCGGCGTGCTGAACATGTCGGATGAGGCCGGCGGCGACGCCAAGGTCATCGCGGTGCAGTACAAGGACCCGCGTTGGGCGCACATTCAGGACGTGAACGACATCCCGGAGTACACCCGCAAGGAGATCGAGCATTTCTTCGAGCACTACAAGGACCTAGAGCCAGGCAAATTCGTCAACGTGGATGCCTGGGGCAACGCCGCCGAGGCGGAGCGCCTAATTCAGGAAGCCCTTACTCGCGCGGGAACGCACACTCGCTGA
- the hpt gene encoding hypoxanthine phosphoribosyltransferase: MLDTDIADDLTSVLVTEDEILAKLAELARRIEADYADKDVLLVGVLKGAVMVMADLARELKMHINMDWMAVSSYGAGTQSSGVVRILKDLDSDLTDRHVLIVEDVIDSGLTLAWLTENLRTRGPASVEICALLRKPLAAKVEVDVKYVGFDIPNDFVVGYGLDYAERYRNLRSVGVLAPHVYEG; this comes from the coding sequence GTGCTGGATACCGACATCGCCGATGACCTCACATCGGTCCTCGTCACCGAAGACGAGATCTTGGCGAAGCTCGCCGAACTCGCTCGCCGCATCGAAGCGGACTATGCGGACAAGGATGTCTTGCTCGTCGGAGTGCTCAAAGGCGCGGTCATGGTCATGGCTGATCTTGCGCGCGAATTGAAGATGCACATCAACATGGACTGGATGGCGGTCAGTTCCTATGGGGCGGGCACGCAGTCGAGTGGCGTGGTGCGCATCCTCAAAGACCTCGACAGTGACCTCACCGACCGTCACGTGCTCATCGTCGAGGACGTCATCGACTCGGGGCTCACGCTCGCCTGGCTCACCGAGAACCTGCGAACGCGAGGGCCGGCATCCGTCGAGATCTGCGCCTTGCTGCGCAAGCCGCTCGCCGCGAAGGTCGAGGTGGATGTCAAGTATGTCGGCTTCGACATCCCGAACGACTTCGTGGTCGGTTACGGCCTCGACTACGCAGAGCGCTATCGCAACCTGCGTTCGGTCGGCGTTCTCGCGCCGCACGTGTACGAGGGGTGA
- a CDS encoding carboxymuconolactone decarboxylase family protein, with amino-acid sequence MNDEKQTPAQRAIGDFAPKLVDLTDDVLFGDVWSRPELARRDRSLITVASLVTSGSTEQLVGHLRMAKQNGLTETELKEAITHLAFYAGWPKAMSAMQVAKRVFTEDEAERSQA; translated from the coding sequence ATGAACGACGAGAAACAAACGCCAGCACAACGCGCGATCGGCGACTTCGCACCCAAACTGGTCGACCTCACCGACGACGTGCTCTTCGGCGACGTCTGGAGCCGACCTGAACTCGCGCGTCGCGATCGAAGCCTGATCACCGTCGCCAGTCTTGTCACCTCAGGCAGCACGGAACAACTGGTCGGGCATCTGCGGATGGCCAAGCAGAACGGTTTGACCGAGACTGAGCTGAAGGAGGCCATCACCCACCTTGCGTTCTACGCGGGCTGGCCCAAGGCGATGTCGGCCATGCAGGTCGCGAAACGCGTGTTCACCGAAGACGAAGCCGAACGGAGTCAGGCATGA
- a CDS encoding aldo/keto reductase has translation MIELTLNNGVRMPALGFGVFQSPAEETAQAVEAALKTGYRHIDTAAAYGNERQVGEGIRRSGVNRAEVFLETKVWVSDYGYDETLHAFDKAVGKLEVEQLDLLILHQPAPDRFDKTIAAYQALETLFADGKVRAIGVSNFMPHHVERLLEATDVVPAVNQIELHPYFTQPEVRKIDEENGILTQAWSPIGGITFYPYPGSGDERRSVMDDPTLKAIAADHSKSAAQVMLRWHLEQGRSAIPKSTNPQRIAENFDVFDFELTADELARIDALDTGIRNGPDPDAPRADFFDRAIPEA, from the coding sequence ATGATCGAACTCACACTGAACAACGGCGTGCGGATGCCGGCCCTCGGCTTCGGCGTCTTCCAGAGCCCGGCCGAGGAGACCGCTCAGGCGGTCGAGGCGGCACTGAAGACGGGCTACCGCCATATCGACACGGCCGCCGCGTACGGGAATGAGCGACAGGTGGGTGAAGGCATCCGTCGATCTGGGGTGAATCGAGCCGAGGTGTTCCTCGAGACGAAGGTCTGGGTCTCGGACTACGGATACGACGAAACGTTGCACGCGTTTGACAAGGCCGTCGGCAAGCTGGAGGTCGAACAGTTGGATCTCCTGATCCTTCACCAGCCGGCGCCGGATCGTTTCGACAAGACCATCGCCGCATACCAGGCGCTCGAGACGTTGTTCGCCGACGGGAAGGTGCGCGCGATCGGTGTCAGCAATTTCATGCCCCACCATGTGGAACGACTCCTCGAGGCGACCGACGTCGTGCCGGCCGTGAACCAGATCGAACTGCACCCGTACTTCACGCAACCGGAGGTGCGGAAGATCGACGAGGAGAACGGCATCCTGACCCAGGCCTGGTCACCCATCGGCGGAATCACCTTCTACCCCTATCCGGGTAGCGGTGACGAGCGACGCAGCGTGATGGACGACCCCACACTGAAGGCGATTGCCGCAGATCACAGCAAGTCAGCCGCCCAGGTGATGCTGCGCTGGCATCTGGAACAGGGCCGGTCGGCGATTCCCAAATCCACCAACCCGCAGCGGATCGCCGAGAACTTCGACGTCTTCGACTTCGAGCTGACCGCCGATGAACTCGCACGGATCGACGCACTCGACACCGGCATTCGCAATGGACCGGACCCAGATGCACCCCGCGCCGATTTCTTCGATCGCGCCATCCCCGAAGCGTGA